In Musa acuminata AAA Group cultivar baxijiao chromosome BXJ3-9, Cavendish_Baxijiao_AAA, whole genome shotgun sequence, a single genomic region encodes these proteins:
- the LOC135649689 gene encoding NAC domain-containing protein 78-like isoform X1, with protein MHGVAASCSTPQPPPPAASLLAPGFRFHPTDEELVGYYLKRKVSGRPLRIDVIAEVDLCKCEPWELPGRSRLQSRDLEWYFFCPVDRKYPNRSCTNRATARGYWKTTGKDRPVHRRGRVVGMKKTLVFHDGRAPHGARTNWVMHEYRLEDDELTHSGIPQKDAYVVCRIFQKSGAGPRNGAQYGAPFIEEEWEEEDEKAADGLSVTPFGGDAEINEALNSEFMEINDLLQSKHMGHQNGRAALCLEDTDGQGSDSHPVDPIHILDVFPEEIRNDQNLTDKVLDCIYEPNLQSSQTLTGGSGEQIILNDIAYSYPVQLEEFVQLNDLEDDSVNISYPVGEGFVSCPLLECHASFVNRVHYGLEDDEFFDAIIQSAEPVVDNFNLQATDPLNTLSGDYASYQDAQDMVFHDASSEFLANGHDNSVYQNELLYSSIAGPHSSNFDAEVMAYFDALDDGLENDIFSSFEILEHKDSSASSQFISEVDGGDGTTNMAIPELLYTNVGGNLLPALPLTDNQFVNEYENIPVAPDIKQNINGKRTITSHLVNMLGSISAPPAFAAEYPASLESTHVTVGMVDVHGLSATSSTGHCSLQKNGNGDLLLSYSIAENLGRKKSSGFQPFRKIQDWTVSFLLRGGCYPFFLSALVLTISYKVGMCIYGK; from the exons ATGCACGGCGTCGCCGCCTCGTGTTCCACTCCCCAGCCGCCGCCCCCTGCGGCCTCCCTCCTTGCGCCAGGGTTTCGGTTCCACCCCACCGATGAGGAACTCGTCGGTTATTACCTCAAGCGCAAGGTCAGCGGCCGACCCCTACGCATTGACGTCATCGCTGAGGTTGATCTGTGCAAGTGCGAGCCGTGGGAGCTGCCCGGCCGCTCCCGCCTCCAGAGCCGCGACCTGGAGTGGTACTTCTTCTGCCCCGTCGACCGCAAGTACCCGAACCGGTCCTGTACCAACCGCGCCACCGCCCGGGGATACTGGAAGACCACCGGCAAGGACCGCCCCGTCCACCGCCGCGGCCGCGTCGTCGGCATGAAGAAGACTCTCGTGTTCCACGATGGCCGCGCCCCCCATGGCGCCAGGACCAACTGGGTCATGCACGAATACCGCCTTGAGGACGACGAGCTCACCCATTCTGGGATTCCACAG AAGGATGCGTATGTTGTGTGCAGGATCTTCCAGAAAAGCGGTGCGGGTCCTAGGAATGGGGCTCAATACGGTGCGCCATTTATCGAGGAGGaatgggaggaggaggatgagaaggCTGCTGATGGATTGTCTGTGACTCCGTTTGGCGGGGATGCTGAGATCAATGAGGCCCTTAATTCTGAGTTCATGGAAATCAATGATCTTCTTCAG AGCAAACATATGGGTCACCAAAATGGGAGAGCTGCCCTCTGTCTGGAGGATACTGATGGACAGGGTAGTGATAGCCACCCAGTAGATCCTATCCATATCCTTGATGTTTTCCCAGAAGAGATACGTAATGATCAAAATTTGACAGACAAGGTGTTAGATTGTATCTATGAACCTAATTTACAGAGTAGTCAAACCCTCACGGGTGGTTCTGGAGAGCAAATTATCTTGAATGATATTGCTTATAGTTATCCTGTACAACTTGAAGAATTTGTGCAGCTTAACGACCTTGAGGATGATTCTGTGAACATCAGTTACCCCGTTGGTGAAGGATTTGTCAGTTGTCCTTTGTTGGAATGCCATGCAAGTTTTGTAAATAGAGTACATTATGGACTTGAAGATGATGAGTTCTTTGACGCCATAATTCAAAGCGCTGAACCAGTGGTGGATAACTTCAATCTGCAAGCAACTGATCCTCTGAATACTCTATCTGGTGATTATGCATCATATCAAGATGCCCAAGACatggttttccatgatgcatctaGTGAATTTCTGGCAAATGGACATGATAATTCCGTATATCAGAATGAACTTCTATATTCGTCCATTGCAGGTCCTCACAGTTCTAATTTTGATGCTGAGGTAATGGCATACTTTGATGCATTGGATGATGGCTTAGAGAATGATATTTTCAGTTCCTTTGAAATCTTGGAACATAAAGATTCATCTGCTTCGAGCCAGTTTATCTCAGAG GTTGATGGTGGTGATGGTACCACAAATATGGCAATTCCGGAGCTGCTGTACACTAATGTTGGGGGTAATTTATTGCCAGCTTTACCTCTAACTGATAATCAGTTCGTCAACGAGTACGAGAACATTCCTGTTGCGCCAG ATATCAAACAGAACATCAATGGCAAGAGAACAATCACAAGTCATCTGGTGAACATGCTGGGCTCAATATCTGCACCCCCAGCATTTGCTGCAGAATATCCTGCTAGTTTAGAAAGTACTCATGTCACAGTCGGCATGGTCGATGTACATGGCTTATCAGCTACAAGCAGCACAGGACACTGCTCCTTGCAAAAGAATGGAAACGGGGATCTTCTCCTTTCATACAGCATCGCAGAAAATCTAGGTAGGAAAAAATCTTCAGGTTTTCAACCATTTAGGAAAATTCAGGACTGGACCGTATCATTCTTGCTTCGAGGTGGCTGCTATCCTTTCTTCCTCTCGGCACTGGTTCTTACTATTAGCTACAAAGTTGGTATGTGTATTTACGGCAAGTAA
- the LOC135649689 gene encoding NAC domain-containing protein 78-like isoform X2 produces MHGVAASCSTPQPPPPAASLLAPGFRFHPTDEELVGYYLKRKVSGRPLRIDVIAEVDLCKCEPWELPGRSRLQSRDLEWYFFCPVDRKYPNRSCTNRATARGYWKTTGKDRPVHRRGRVVGMKKTLVFHDGRAPHGARTNWVMHEYRLEDDELTHSGIPQDAYVVCRIFQKSGAGPRNGAQYGAPFIEEEWEEEDEKAADGLSVTPFGGDAEINEALNSEFMEINDLLQSKHMGHQNGRAALCLEDTDGQGSDSHPVDPIHILDVFPEEIRNDQNLTDKVLDCIYEPNLQSSQTLTGGSGEQIILNDIAYSYPVQLEEFVQLNDLEDDSVNISYPVGEGFVSCPLLECHASFVNRVHYGLEDDEFFDAIIQSAEPVVDNFNLQATDPLNTLSGDYASYQDAQDMVFHDASSEFLANGHDNSVYQNELLYSSIAGPHSSNFDAEVMAYFDALDDGLENDIFSSFEILEHKDSSASSQFISEVDGGDGTTNMAIPELLYTNVGGNLLPALPLTDNQFVNEYENIPVAPDIKQNINGKRTITSHLVNMLGSISAPPAFAAEYPASLESTHVTVGMVDVHGLSATSSTGHCSLQKNGNGDLLLSYSIAENLGRKKSSGFQPFRKIQDWTVSFLLRGGCYPFFLSALVLTISYKVGMCIYGK; encoded by the exons ATGCACGGCGTCGCCGCCTCGTGTTCCACTCCCCAGCCGCCGCCCCCTGCGGCCTCCCTCCTTGCGCCAGGGTTTCGGTTCCACCCCACCGATGAGGAACTCGTCGGTTATTACCTCAAGCGCAAGGTCAGCGGCCGACCCCTACGCATTGACGTCATCGCTGAGGTTGATCTGTGCAAGTGCGAGCCGTGGGAGCTGCCCGGCCGCTCCCGCCTCCAGAGCCGCGACCTGGAGTGGTACTTCTTCTGCCCCGTCGACCGCAAGTACCCGAACCGGTCCTGTACCAACCGCGCCACCGCCCGGGGATACTGGAAGACCACCGGCAAGGACCGCCCCGTCCACCGCCGCGGCCGCGTCGTCGGCATGAAGAAGACTCTCGTGTTCCACGATGGCCGCGCCCCCCATGGCGCCAGGACCAACTGGGTCATGCACGAATACCGCCTTGAGGACGACGAGCTCACCCATTCTGGGATTCCACAG GATGCGTATGTTGTGTGCAGGATCTTCCAGAAAAGCGGTGCGGGTCCTAGGAATGGGGCTCAATACGGTGCGCCATTTATCGAGGAGGaatgggaggaggaggatgagaaggCTGCTGATGGATTGTCTGTGACTCCGTTTGGCGGGGATGCTGAGATCAATGAGGCCCTTAATTCTGAGTTCATGGAAATCAATGATCTTCTTCAG AGCAAACATATGGGTCACCAAAATGGGAGAGCTGCCCTCTGTCTGGAGGATACTGATGGACAGGGTAGTGATAGCCACCCAGTAGATCCTATCCATATCCTTGATGTTTTCCCAGAAGAGATACGTAATGATCAAAATTTGACAGACAAGGTGTTAGATTGTATCTATGAACCTAATTTACAGAGTAGTCAAACCCTCACGGGTGGTTCTGGAGAGCAAATTATCTTGAATGATATTGCTTATAGTTATCCTGTACAACTTGAAGAATTTGTGCAGCTTAACGACCTTGAGGATGATTCTGTGAACATCAGTTACCCCGTTGGTGAAGGATTTGTCAGTTGTCCTTTGTTGGAATGCCATGCAAGTTTTGTAAATAGAGTACATTATGGACTTGAAGATGATGAGTTCTTTGACGCCATAATTCAAAGCGCTGAACCAGTGGTGGATAACTTCAATCTGCAAGCAACTGATCCTCTGAATACTCTATCTGGTGATTATGCATCATATCAAGATGCCCAAGACatggttttccatgatgcatctaGTGAATTTCTGGCAAATGGACATGATAATTCCGTATATCAGAATGAACTTCTATATTCGTCCATTGCAGGTCCTCACAGTTCTAATTTTGATGCTGAGGTAATGGCATACTTTGATGCATTGGATGATGGCTTAGAGAATGATATTTTCAGTTCCTTTGAAATCTTGGAACATAAAGATTCATCTGCTTCGAGCCAGTTTATCTCAGAG GTTGATGGTGGTGATGGTACCACAAATATGGCAATTCCGGAGCTGCTGTACACTAATGTTGGGGGTAATTTATTGCCAGCTTTACCTCTAACTGATAATCAGTTCGTCAACGAGTACGAGAACATTCCTGTTGCGCCAG ATATCAAACAGAACATCAATGGCAAGAGAACAATCACAAGTCATCTGGTGAACATGCTGGGCTCAATATCTGCACCCCCAGCATTTGCTGCAGAATATCCTGCTAGTTTAGAAAGTACTCATGTCACAGTCGGCATGGTCGATGTACATGGCTTATCAGCTACAAGCAGCACAGGACACTGCTCCTTGCAAAAGAATGGAAACGGGGATCTTCTCCTTTCATACAGCATCGCAGAAAATCTAGGTAGGAAAAAATCTTCAGGTTTTCAACCATTTAGGAAAATTCAGGACTGGACCGTATCATTCTTGCTTCGAGGTGGCTGCTATCCTTTCTTCCTCTCGGCACTGGTTCTTACTATTAGCTACAAAGTTGGTATGTGTATTTACGGCAAGTAA
- the LOC135649689 gene encoding NAC domain-containing protein 78-like isoform X3, with protein MHGVAASCSTPQPPPPAASLLAPGFRFHPTDEELVGYYLKRKVSGRPLRIDVIAEVDLCKCEPWELPGRSRLQSRDLEWYFFCPVDRKYPNRSCTNRATARGYWKTTGKDRPVHRRGRVVGMKKTLVFHDGRAPHGARTNWVMHEYRLEDDELTHSGIPQKDAYVVCRIFQKSGAGPRNGAQYGAPFIEEEWEEEDEKAADGLSVTPFGGDAEINEALNSEFMEINDLLQSKHMGHQNGRAALCLEDTDGQGSDSHPVDPIHILDVFPEEIRNDQNLTDKVLDCIYEPNLQSSQTLTGGSGEQIILNDIAYSYPVQLEEFVQLNDLEDDSVNISYPVGEGFVSCPLLECHASFVNRVHYGLEDDEFFDAIIQSAEPVVDNFNLQATDPLNTLSGPHSSNFDAEVMAYFDALDDGLENDIFSSFEILEHKDSSASSQFISEVDGGDGTTNMAIPELLYTNVGGNLLPALPLTDNQFVNEYENIPVAPDIKQNINGKRTITSHLVNMLGSISAPPAFAAEYPASLESTHVTVGMVDVHGLSATSSTGHCSLQKNGNGDLLLSYSIAENLGRKKSSGFQPFRKIQDWTVSFLLRGGCYPFFLSALVLTISYKVGMCIYGK; from the exons ATGCACGGCGTCGCCGCCTCGTGTTCCACTCCCCAGCCGCCGCCCCCTGCGGCCTCCCTCCTTGCGCCAGGGTTTCGGTTCCACCCCACCGATGAGGAACTCGTCGGTTATTACCTCAAGCGCAAGGTCAGCGGCCGACCCCTACGCATTGACGTCATCGCTGAGGTTGATCTGTGCAAGTGCGAGCCGTGGGAGCTGCCCGGCCGCTCCCGCCTCCAGAGCCGCGACCTGGAGTGGTACTTCTTCTGCCCCGTCGACCGCAAGTACCCGAACCGGTCCTGTACCAACCGCGCCACCGCCCGGGGATACTGGAAGACCACCGGCAAGGACCGCCCCGTCCACCGCCGCGGCCGCGTCGTCGGCATGAAGAAGACTCTCGTGTTCCACGATGGCCGCGCCCCCCATGGCGCCAGGACCAACTGGGTCATGCACGAATACCGCCTTGAGGACGACGAGCTCACCCATTCTGGGATTCCACAG AAGGATGCGTATGTTGTGTGCAGGATCTTCCAGAAAAGCGGTGCGGGTCCTAGGAATGGGGCTCAATACGGTGCGCCATTTATCGAGGAGGaatgggaggaggaggatgagaaggCTGCTGATGGATTGTCTGTGACTCCGTTTGGCGGGGATGCTGAGATCAATGAGGCCCTTAATTCTGAGTTCATGGAAATCAATGATCTTCTTCAG AGCAAACATATGGGTCACCAAAATGGGAGAGCTGCCCTCTGTCTGGAGGATACTGATGGACAGGGTAGTGATAGCCACCCAGTAGATCCTATCCATATCCTTGATGTTTTCCCAGAAGAGATACGTAATGATCAAAATTTGACAGACAAGGTGTTAGATTGTATCTATGAACCTAATTTACAGAGTAGTCAAACCCTCACGGGTGGTTCTGGAGAGCAAATTATCTTGAATGATATTGCTTATAGTTATCCTGTACAACTTGAAGAATTTGTGCAGCTTAACGACCTTGAGGATGATTCTGTGAACATCAGTTACCCCGTTGGTGAAGGATTTGTCAGTTGTCCTTTGTTGGAATGCCATGCAAGTTTTGTAAATAGAGTACATTATGGACTTGAAGATGATGAGTTCTTTGACGCCATAATTCAAAGCGCTGAACCAGTGGTGGATAACTTCAATCTGCAAGCAACTGATCCTCTGAATACTCTATCTG GTCCTCACAGTTCTAATTTTGATGCTGAGGTAATGGCATACTTTGATGCATTGGATGATGGCTTAGAGAATGATATTTTCAGTTCCTTTGAAATCTTGGAACATAAAGATTCATCTGCTTCGAGCCAGTTTATCTCAGAG GTTGATGGTGGTGATGGTACCACAAATATGGCAATTCCGGAGCTGCTGTACACTAATGTTGGGGGTAATTTATTGCCAGCTTTACCTCTAACTGATAATCAGTTCGTCAACGAGTACGAGAACATTCCTGTTGCGCCAG ATATCAAACAGAACATCAATGGCAAGAGAACAATCACAAGTCATCTGGTGAACATGCTGGGCTCAATATCTGCACCCCCAGCATTTGCTGCAGAATATCCTGCTAGTTTAGAAAGTACTCATGTCACAGTCGGCATGGTCGATGTACATGGCTTATCAGCTACAAGCAGCACAGGACACTGCTCCTTGCAAAAGAATGGAAACGGGGATCTTCTCCTTTCATACAGCATCGCAGAAAATCTAGGTAGGAAAAAATCTTCAGGTTTTCAACCATTTAGGAAAATTCAGGACTGGACCGTATCATTCTTGCTTCGAGGTGGCTGCTATCCTTTCTTCCTCTCGGCACTGGTTCTTACTATTAGCTACAAAGTTGGTATGTGTATTTACGGCAAGTAA
- the LOC135649689 gene encoding NAC domain-containing protein 78-like isoform X4: protein MHGVAASCSTPQPPPPAASLLAPGFRFHPTDEELVGYYLKRKVSGRPLRIDVIAEVDLCKCEPWELPGRSRLQSRDLEWYFFCPVDRKYPNRSCTNRATARGYWKTTGKDRPVHRRGRVVGMKKTLVFHDGRAPHGARTNWVMHEYRLEDDELTHSGIPQDAYVVCRIFQKSGAGPRNGAQYGAPFIEEEWEEEDEKAADGLSVTPFGGDAEINEALNSEFMEINDLLQSKHMGHQNGRAALCLEDTDGQGSDSHPVDPIHILDVFPEEIRNDQNLTDKVLDCIYEPNLQSSQTLTGGSGEQIILNDIAYSYPVQLEEFVQLNDLEDDSVNISYPVGEGFVSCPLLECHASFVNRVHYGLEDDEFFDAIIQSAEPVVDNFNLQATDPLNTLSGPHSSNFDAEVMAYFDALDDGLENDIFSSFEILEHKDSSASSQFISEVDGGDGTTNMAIPELLYTNVGGNLLPALPLTDNQFVNEYENIPVAPDIKQNINGKRTITSHLVNMLGSISAPPAFAAEYPASLESTHVTVGMVDVHGLSATSSTGHCSLQKNGNGDLLLSYSIAENLGRKKSSGFQPFRKIQDWTVSFLLRGGCYPFFLSALVLTISYKVGMCIYGK, encoded by the exons ATGCACGGCGTCGCCGCCTCGTGTTCCACTCCCCAGCCGCCGCCCCCTGCGGCCTCCCTCCTTGCGCCAGGGTTTCGGTTCCACCCCACCGATGAGGAACTCGTCGGTTATTACCTCAAGCGCAAGGTCAGCGGCCGACCCCTACGCATTGACGTCATCGCTGAGGTTGATCTGTGCAAGTGCGAGCCGTGGGAGCTGCCCGGCCGCTCCCGCCTCCAGAGCCGCGACCTGGAGTGGTACTTCTTCTGCCCCGTCGACCGCAAGTACCCGAACCGGTCCTGTACCAACCGCGCCACCGCCCGGGGATACTGGAAGACCACCGGCAAGGACCGCCCCGTCCACCGCCGCGGCCGCGTCGTCGGCATGAAGAAGACTCTCGTGTTCCACGATGGCCGCGCCCCCCATGGCGCCAGGACCAACTGGGTCATGCACGAATACCGCCTTGAGGACGACGAGCTCACCCATTCTGGGATTCCACAG GATGCGTATGTTGTGTGCAGGATCTTCCAGAAAAGCGGTGCGGGTCCTAGGAATGGGGCTCAATACGGTGCGCCATTTATCGAGGAGGaatgggaggaggaggatgagaaggCTGCTGATGGATTGTCTGTGACTCCGTTTGGCGGGGATGCTGAGATCAATGAGGCCCTTAATTCTGAGTTCATGGAAATCAATGATCTTCTTCAG AGCAAACATATGGGTCACCAAAATGGGAGAGCTGCCCTCTGTCTGGAGGATACTGATGGACAGGGTAGTGATAGCCACCCAGTAGATCCTATCCATATCCTTGATGTTTTCCCAGAAGAGATACGTAATGATCAAAATTTGACAGACAAGGTGTTAGATTGTATCTATGAACCTAATTTACAGAGTAGTCAAACCCTCACGGGTGGTTCTGGAGAGCAAATTATCTTGAATGATATTGCTTATAGTTATCCTGTACAACTTGAAGAATTTGTGCAGCTTAACGACCTTGAGGATGATTCTGTGAACATCAGTTACCCCGTTGGTGAAGGATTTGTCAGTTGTCCTTTGTTGGAATGCCATGCAAGTTTTGTAAATAGAGTACATTATGGACTTGAAGATGATGAGTTCTTTGACGCCATAATTCAAAGCGCTGAACCAGTGGTGGATAACTTCAATCTGCAAGCAACTGATCCTCTGAATACTCTATCTG GTCCTCACAGTTCTAATTTTGATGCTGAGGTAATGGCATACTTTGATGCATTGGATGATGGCTTAGAGAATGATATTTTCAGTTCCTTTGAAATCTTGGAACATAAAGATTCATCTGCTTCGAGCCAGTTTATCTCAGAG GTTGATGGTGGTGATGGTACCACAAATATGGCAATTCCGGAGCTGCTGTACACTAATGTTGGGGGTAATTTATTGCCAGCTTTACCTCTAACTGATAATCAGTTCGTCAACGAGTACGAGAACATTCCTGTTGCGCCAG ATATCAAACAGAACATCAATGGCAAGAGAACAATCACAAGTCATCTGGTGAACATGCTGGGCTCAATATCTGCACCCCCAGCATTTGCTGCAGAATATCCTGCTAGTTTAGAAAGTACTCATGTCACAGTCGGCATGGTCGATGTACATGGCTTATCAGCTACAAGCAGCACAGGACACTGCTCCTTGCAAAAGAATGGAAACGGGGATCTTCTCCTTTCATACAGCATCGCAGAAAATCTAGGTAGGAAAAAATCTTCAGGTTTTCAACCATTTAGGAAAATTCAGGACTGGACCGTATCATTCTTGCTTCGAGGTGGCTGCTATCCTTTCTTCCTCTCGGCACTGGTTCTTACTATTAGCTACAAAGTTGGTATGTGTATTTACGGCAAGTAA